Proteins encoded by one window of Engraulis encrasicolus isolate BLACKSEA-1 chromosome 21, IST_EnEncr_1.0, whole genome shotgun sequence:
- the si:dkey-28a3.2 gene encoding serine/arginine repetitive matrix protein 2 isoform X2, with the protein MMATAKGPRTQRYRPACEFDNATLAKKREYWRTKKREQRAKVAAVNKKVGGQNAAVVCNATRPNASGSHVAQNSTSCATLLNNDGSYHTNPCDSSESNPCEPSLESGVSLASGYNEPGANADGGEGEASGGCVAGPSSRNPQNASSTAGQRVRWFHNMKLNQVLPKFPDGLGASQDGAATTMTRCGKAEVRMPSTTTGPSFAPNSSATSNGSLPSGSPAPVPAVRVSVRPPMTSVNHRPPPSRTATANRSLPCNQSFSAKASPGLGDNRIRPQVQAQSPYKAAPLSVTNKAGVCVKQCPSGVRGANTKTITTPPRALRPKTSVVPDGGGMAAVPETEEERAARRREVWRIKKREQRANKAARLASEKERESGPMPAASVPGRQAAVPRGPVCVDLNSPSSWKGQQGQQRQAVHRYRVPAAPLQRHNHTVTVTRPGLSRVPGPGRGPISKSTNPALTNTPPQSNCITIDDDPVLPPPPQVVVKTGDLKQSRAYFTPSSATSATAGTRVASNNMNLGPGVSYASRVVTGPPFPNTLRTNNTTTTTTTIIRPRTQTNKLMRSQRFLGQRNTWATTATSGSYSSSRSSFSSFPPFRENPNETPEEKMARKREYWRTKKREQRARLSTEVKAKLRERDSLLRRVKRYQGILEDMRRARQQTATACQKGQSQTGNTARVNAGTNTSSVSIGGNSVGMNVAGASTNVSGMSIGGGAGSGGGPLPGEPIGGFIKEDGTVTVSVPTTVSPSGVGTNSGVEKVSTLNLLPPPLITRGQVTTSRGRGFTGGARGFGGSRGFGCRVNLNPPPLQRRAAQMRNTHPVRVSVQPPPKLVCVRPRGAAMLNSHQNRSTSQIPPHGSKMVSESAFNRGGGQGMNNSASNLRRTSTIAVARPMGRTVRPNPNDNTLTEEQRIAQRREYWRIKKREQRANRAARLRQGMLRGRALAARRRRQYQNPNQNRIPELSPSTGNHTTTTFNTTNTTNTAASTAAAPPFVTVNAGSSNHLEPRSMHTLLPRQKMKTEKDDANCPLEGQPLCDVADVKTSLLRSAERSHSGGEPPASRGAGTDGQSSTTLLAVASMKKLLEESLCTVENSDMPETTTKTTTIPVAANIKREVPSLCKAEAEDPLPVEGDMMMMAHIKPDPAAFQPDPPVFQPDPASFQQRSSSVEASDLSAAICFSVGVSHLHANDNSNSGSNSPPPLSHFPPPPSSLPPLRCSQDVPPPPPPQPPPPQPMYAPSSPSASCSLGQDTMTSPTSAPAPPIPFCSPHKPPTCPQTLMHLTSPHTTQQQQQQQVSQVPCTTRSKVRPYCAALRQPESPGLRQRKAPGGSGGGTSLQKKREYWKFMKRQQRARKAQEMRGLPAGSPGTRTHQAPNFASGPQRPVHTSYRTPSLPLHKPLPTACALQSRTRLSPVPHPSPPDHIPNYSSRQQQSLHPYGLSPSDRSLDVNAQDQSPKERCAAHSSFPSCCLEPPPPCTPPGGIRDAPPSPGQQCGAPLSVTPSETPPSSSSSFGGPLLLVESHRDSEGEGEPSHIPGVRRWCLQEHAGGGGGGGGGGGGGGDSSNTPPHHHHHQQQQQQPSPVPHPSCVSINASAHLNHQTAKPVRSMGPPLHINNDYITTNHRHHHNNTRWSANARHAGGLMPRRKGKSAVVDDEEVMRQKREYWRTKKKEQRARKAAREKGLEPVMMMDSMGHPQHLPSTDQLPPWQPGDMDMDIEQGLPNTQHQLPHDAQSQDSKQWFKEEADMAVSSSMDQDLGYYGMSSQAEHVQDNTDMAYQKYPHHHQHHDDDGDCTGPVSVDDWRSSYLMDYDPATQLLVCMVCGEQQYSYSPEGARAHIEEAHPDTLSLGQQQRQRMQEAWDLQVAQREQFFTSQLQQRSSVPHAGTVAEVEVTVDMEDPSEYSKSAKTKNMRKF; encoded by the exons ATGATGGCCACTGCTAAAGGCCCACGGACGCAGCGCTACCGCCCGGCGTGCGAGTTTGACAATGCCACGCTGGCTAAAAAAAGGGAATACTGGCGCACTAAGAAACGAGAGCAAAGGGCAAAAGTCGCCGCTGTGAATAAGAAAGTCGGAGGGCAGAACGCTGCGGTGGTTTGCAACGCGACGCGTCCTAATGCATCTGGCAGCCATGTTGCACAGAACTCCACGTCCTGTGCCACTCTGCTGAATAACGATGGCTCCTACCACACAAACCCTTGTGATTCATCGGAATCGAACCCTTGCGAGCCCTCGTTGGAATCGGGGGTGTCATTGGCTTCTGGCTACAACGAGCCTGGAGCGAATGCTGACGGAGGTGAAGGTGAGGCGTCAGGCGGCTGTGTCGCAGGCCCCTCATCACGGAACCCGCAAAACGCCTCCAGCACCGCAGGTCAAAGGGTCAGGTGGTTCCACAACATGAAACTCAACCAAGTCCTACCAAAGTTTCCAGACGGGCTAGGAGCTTCGCAAGATGGTGCCGCCACCACCATGACGAGATGTGGAAAAGCAGAAGTAAGGATGCCTTCCACCACTACGGGGCCTTCGTTTGCTCCCAACTCCTCAGCTACGTCCAATGGGTCCTTGCCCTCTGGTTCCCCTGCCCCAGTGCCTGCCGTTCGAGTCTCTGTACGCCCTCCCATGACCTCCGTGAACCACAGACCTCCTCCAAGCAGAACAGCGACCGCCAACAGATCACTTCCGTGCAACCAGAGCTTCTCGGCGAAGGCTTCGCCAGGGCTCGGCGACAACAGGATCAGGCCTCAGGTTCAAGCTCAAAGCCCGTACAAAGCCGCGCCGCTGAGCGTGACGAACAAAGCGGGCGTCTGTGTTAAACAGTGCCCCTCAGGAGTTCGAGGTGCGAATACAAAGACCATCACCACTCCGCCGCGTGCCTTGAGGCCAAAGACATCCGTCGTGCCTGACGGCGGAGGGATGGCGGCGGTGCCCGAAACGGAGGAAGAGAGGGCGGCCAGGCGACGGGAGGTGTGGCGCATCAAGAAGAGGGAGCAGAGGGCCAACAAGGCTGCCAGGCTGGctagcgagaaggagagagagagcgggccgATGCCTGCCGCCAGCGTGCCCGGGAGGCAAGCAGCGGTGCCGCGAGGGCCTGTCTGTGTGGATCTGAACAGCCCGAGCTCATGGAAGGGACAGCAGGGTCAACAGAGGCAAGCAGTGCATCGATACAGGGTCCCCGCTGCACCTTTGCAAAGACACAACCATACGGTGACAGTGACACGCCCTGGCCTCAGCcgtgtccctgggcctgggcgtGGGCCTATCTCAAAAAGCACAAACCCAGCCCTGACGAACACACCTCCTCAGAGTAACTGTATTACTATAGACGATGACCCTGTGCTGCCACCGCCGCCACAGGTTGTTGTGAAAACAGGAGATCTGAAACAGAGCAGGGCCTATTTTACACCCTCCTCCGCCACCTCGGCAACAGCGGGAACTCGTGTTGCGAGTAACAACATGAACCTGGGGCCAGGCGTCTCTTACGCCTCTCGAGTGGTCACGGGACCCCCGTTTCCAAACACACTCAGGACcaacaacaccacaacaacaacaacaaccataaTACGCCCCAGGACACAAACGAACAAACTCATGAGGTCGCAGCGCTTTTTAGGGCAGAGGAACACATGGGCGACGACAGCAACCTCCGGGTCATACTCCTCCTCCAGAtcgtccttctcctccttccccccatTCCGGGAAAACCCGAACGAGACGCCGGAGGAAAAGATGGCCCGGAAGCGGGAGTACTGGCGTACCAAGAAACGGGAGCAGCGCGCCCGGCTGTCCACAGAGGTCAAGGCCAAACTCAGGGAGCGCGACAGCCTGCTGCGCCGCGTCAAGCGCTACCAGGGCATCCTGGAGGACATGCGGCGAGCGCGGCAGCAAACAGCTACGGCATGCCAGAAGGGCCAATCGCAGACCGGAAATACGGCCAGGGTGAACGCTGGCACAAATACTAGCAGTGTCTCCATTGGTGGAAATAGTGTTGGGATGAACGTTGCTGGTGCAAGTACTAATGTCAGCGGCATGTCtattggtggtggtgctggtagtgGTGGGGGTCCTCTGCCGGGGGAGCCCATTGGTGGATTTATTAAGGAGGATGGGACTGTCACTGTTAGTGTTCCAACTACAGTGTCACCATCTGGAGTGGGGACAAATAGTGGGGTTGAGAAAGTGTCCACCTTAAATCTGTTGCCACCACCACTCATTACACGTGGTCAGGTGACCACAAGTCGAGGCAGAGGTTTCACTGGTGGAGCAAGAGGTTTCGGCGGTAGTCGAGGTTTTGGTTGTCGTGTGAACTTAAACCCCCCGCCGTTACAAAGACGAGCCGCTCAAATGAGAAACACTCATCCTGTCAGAGTGTCTGTCCAACCTCCTCCAAAACTGGTTTGTGTGAGACCCAGAGGAGCGGCCATGTTGAATAGCCATCAAAACAGATCCACGAGCCAAATTCCTCCACATGGCTCCAAAATGGTTTCTGAGTCTGCTTTTAACAGGGGCGGTGGGCAGGGTATGAATAACAGCGCCTCAAATCTGAGGAGGACCAGCACTATAGCAGTAGCCAGGCCCATGGGCAGGACTGTTAGACCCAATCCAAACGACAACACGCTGACCGAAGAACAGAGGATCGCTCAGAGACGCGAGTACTGGAGGATCAAAAAGCGTGAGCAGCGGGCCAACCGGGCCGCCCGACTACGCCAAGGCATGTTACGCGGACGGGCTCTGGCTGCTAGGAGACGACGACAGTACCAGAACCCCAACCAGAATCGCATTCCGGAACTTTCACCCAGCACTGGCAACCACACTACCACCACcttcaacaccaccaacaccaccaacaccgcaGCTTCTACCGCTGCAGCACCACCCTTCGTCACGGTCAACGCTGGTTCATCCAACCATCTCGAGCCACGCAGCATGCATACGCTACTCCCACGGCAGAAGATGAAGACCGAGAAAGACGACGCAAACTGTCCTTTAGAAGGACAGCCGCTCTGTGATGTTGCTGACGTCAAGACTTCTCTCTTGCGGTCTGCGGAGCGTTCACACAGCGGAGGGGAGCCCCCAGCCTCCAGGGGCGCCGGTACCGATGGTCAGAGCTCCACCACCCTCCTAGCCGTTGCCTCCATGAAGAAACTTCTAGAAGAGTCCCTCTGTACTGTGGAGAACTCTGACATGCCAGAAACAACAACGAAGACGACAACCATACCAGTAGCAGCAAACATCAAGAGGGAAGTGCCTTCTCTGTGTAAGGCTGAGGCAGAAGACCCACTTCCTGTAGAGGGCGATATGATGATGATGGCCCACATCAAGCCGGACCCTGCCGCGTTCCAGCCGGACCCACCCGTGTTCCAGCCGGACCCAGCCTCGTTCCAGCAGCGTTCGAGCAGCGTGGAGGCGAGCGACCTCTCGGCCGCCATCTGTTTCTCGGTGGGCGTGAGCCATCTACACGCCAACGACAACTCAAACTCAGGGTCCAACTCGCCACCGCCTCTGTCCCattttccaccaccaccatcgtcaCTACCACCACTCCGGTGCAGTCAGGacgttccaccaccaccaccaccacaaccaccaccaccacaacccatgtatgccccctcctccccctccgcctcTTGCTCCTTGGGTCAGGACACCATGACCTCACCCACGTCGGCCCCTGCACCCCCTATCCCCTTCTGCTCTCCACACAAGCCACCCACGTGCCCGCAGACCTTGATGCATCTCACCtcgccacacaccacacagcaacaacaacaacaacaagtctCACAGGTGCCTTGCACCACCCGATCCAAAGTGAGACCGTACTGTGCTGCGTTGAGGCAGCCAGAATCGCCTGGCCTTCGGCAGCGGAAAGCACCGGGGGGGTCGGGAGGCGGCACCAGCTTGCAGAAGAAGAGGGAGTACTGGAAGTTCATGAAACGACAACAGAGGGCCCGCAAGGCACAGGAGATGAGGGGCTTGCCGGCAGGATCGCCAGGCACAAGAACACATCAG GCTCCGAATTTCGCCAGTGGTCCTCAGCGGCCCGTTCATACCAGCTACCGAACCCCCAGCCTACCTCTCCACAAGCCTCTTCCCACTGCCTGTGCCTTGCAGAGTAGGACACGCCTCTCCCCCGTCCCTCACCCCTCGCCCCCTGACCATATCCCCAACTACAGCAGCAGGCAACAACAGAGTCTCCATCCCTACGGCTTGTCTCCTTCAGACCGGTCGCTTGATGTAAACGCGCAGGACCAGTCACCTAAGGAGAG GTGTGCTGCCCACTCCAGCTTCCCGTCCTGTTGCCTCGAACCCCCACCTCCATGCACACCACCAGGTGGAATTCGAGATGCTCCACCTTCACCGGGGCAGCAATGTGGTGCTCCCCTCTCTGTGACCCCTAGTGAGACAcccccctcgtcctcctcctcctttggtGGGCCCCTGCTGCTGGTGGAGAGCCATAGGGActcagagggggagggggaacccAGCCACATCCCAGGGGTGCGACGCTGGTGCTTGCAGGAGCatgctggaggtggaggtgggggtggcggtgggggtgggggtggtggggattCCTCCAACACAcccccacatcaccaccaccaccagcagcagcagcagcagccttccCCAGTTCCGCACCCCTCTTGTGTGTCCATAAATGCCTCCGCACATCTCAACCACCAAACCGCCAAGCCTGTTAGGTCCATGGGGCCTCCGTTACACATCAACAACGACTACATCACCAccaaccaccgccaccaccacaacaacacgaGGTGGTCGGCCAACGCCAGGCACGCGGGCGGTCTAATGCCCCGCAGGAAGGGGAAGAGCGCGGTGGTGGACGACGAGGAAGTGATGAGGCAGAAGAGAGAGTACTGGAGGACGAAGAAGAAGGAGCAGAGAGCTCGCAAG GCTGCCAGAGAGAAAGGCCTGGAGCCCGTGATGATGATGGACAGCATGGGTCATCCTCAGCACCTCCCATCCACGGACCAGCTGCCGCCATGGCAACCTggagacatggacatggacatagaGCAAGGGCTGCCCAACACACAACACCAACTGCCTCATGATGCACAATCTCAG GACTCCAAGCAGTGGTTCAAGGAGGAGGCTGACATGGCTGTAAG TTCATCGATGGATCAAGATCTGGGATACTATGGCATGTCCAGCCAAGCTGAACACGTGCAAG ACAACACGGACATGGCCTACCAGAagtacccccaccaccaccaacaccacgacGACGACGGTGACTGCACGGGGCCCGTGTCCGTGGACGACTGGCGCAGCAGCTACCTGATGGACTACGACCCCGCCACGCAGCTgctggtgtgcatggtgtgtggcgAGCAGCAGTACTCCTACAGCCCAGAGGGGGCCCGCGCCCACATCGAGGAGGCCCACCCGGACACGCTGTCCCTGGGCCAGCAGCAGCGCCAGAGGATGCAGGAGGCCTGGGACCTCCAGGTGGCCCAGCGCGAGCAGTTCTTCACCAGCCAGCTGCAGCAGCGCTCCTCCGTGCCACACgcag GGACCGTAGCAGAGGTGGAGGTGACGGTGGACATGGAGGACCCCTCTGAGTACAGCAAGTCTGCCAAGACGAAAAACATGAGAAAGTTCTAA